In a genomic window of Corvus moneduloides isolate bCorMon1 chromosome 17, bCorMon1.pri, whole genome shotgun sequence:
- the RSPO4 gene encoding R-spondin-4 translates to MQWIIFMLLLFISSMEMLAQNRWKKQASAGLLENCTGCVLCSEDNGCITCHHRLFLLIWRDGIRQYGMCVHTCPPGYFGVRGLEVNRCTKCRSPSCESCFSRDFCMKCKDKFYLYKGQCFRQCPSGTAAQPGTRECQETCEPGPWSEWSACTHESRTCGCKWGVETRVREVPEAAREEGTACPALLETRRCRMKKHCPGEKIEPKNKGKKRQKKPKTERHTGT, encoded by the exons ATGCAGTGGATAATATTCATGTTGCTGTTATTCATCAGCTCCATGGAAATGCTCGCGCAGAACCGGTGGAAGAAGCAAG CGAGTGCCGGCCTGCTGGAAAACTGCACAGGCTGCGTCCTGTGCTCTGAGGACAACGGCTGCATCACCTGCCACCACCGGCTCTTCCTGCTTATCTGGAGGGACGGCATCCGCCAGTACGGGATGTGCGTCCACACTTGTCCCCCAGGCTACTTTGGTGTGCGGGGTCTGGAGGTCAACAGATGCACAA AGTGCAGGTCGCCCAGCTGCGAGAGCTGCTTCAGCAGAGACTTCTGCATGAAGTGCAAGGACAAGTTTTACTTGTACAAGGGCCAGTGTTTCCGGCAGTGCCCCTCCGGCACTGCGGCACAGCCCGGCACCCGCGAGTGCCAAG AGACGTGCGAGCCGGGGCCGTGGAGCGAGTGGAGCGCCTGCACCCACGAGAGCCGGACCTGCGGCTGCAAGTGGGGAGTGGAGACGCGGGTACGGGAGGTGCCGGAGGCTGCCCGGGAGGAGGGGACTGCCTGCCCCGCGCTGCTGGAGACCAGGAGGTGCCGCATGAAGAAGCACTGCCCGGGAG AGAAAATCGAACccaaaaataaaggcaaaaagcGACAGAAGAAGCCGAAGACAGAACGGCACACGGGCACCTAG